The Catenuloplanes niger genome includes a window with the following:
- a CDS encoding aldehyde dehydrogenase family protein, translating into MNLVRQLIAGTWSEGGSGRTLTVFDPSTGTPVSTVPVSSDADVTAAVHAARQAAPGWAGTSPADRAAALRAAADAVERATGELAALMHTEMGKPADEAAGSIEAGVGTLRQYAELGPVHRGRALAGDDTAIDLMAFGPRGVVAVITPWNDPVAVACGLLGAALVTGNTVVHKPSERTPATGHRLAELLAPHVPDGVLSLVNGDGPVGAALAAAEVDVVAHVGSTATGRSIAAACARTGAKALLENGGSDPLIVDAGVDPVWAAGQAATGAFANSGQICVAVERIYVHREVADAFLDALTAEAREWAARIGPLVDTRLRDGVHAQVSAAVEAGARALTGGAVPDGPGAFYPPTVLAGCTDEMAVMRDETFGPVAPVMVVESFDEALKRAADSPYGLAATVLTPSMSRAQRAWRDLPAGTVKVNAVFGGAPGGAAHPRKSSGHGFGYGPELLDEMTVTKAVHIEAPPAGW; encoded by the coding sequence ATGAATCTCGTGCGACAGCTCATCGCCGGCACCTGGAGCGAGGGTGGCTCCGGCCGCACCCTGACCGTTTTTGATCCTTCGACCGGAACGCCGGTCAGCACCGTACCGGTCTCCTCGGACGCGGACGTGACGGCCGCGGTCCACGCCGCGCGGCAGGCCGCGCCGGGCTGGGCCGGCACGTCACCGGCGGACCGGGCCGCCGCGCTGCGGGCCGCGGCGGACGCGGTGGAGCGCGCGACCGGCGAGCTGGCCGCGCTGATGCACACGGAGATGGGCAAGCCGGCCGACGAGGCCGCCGGCTCGATCGAGGCCGGCGTGGGCACGCTGCGGCAGTACGCGGAGCTGGGCCCGGTGCACCGCGGTCGCGCGCTGGCCGGCGACGACACCGCGATCGACCTGATGGCGTTCGGCCCGCGCGGCGTGGTCGCGGTGATCACGCCGTGGAACGATCCGGTCGCGGTCGCCTGCGGGCTGCTCGGCGCCGCGCTGGTCACCGGCAACACGGTCGTGCACAAGCCCAGCGAGCGTACGCCCGCGACCGGTCACCGGCTGGCCGAGCTGCTCGCCCCGCACGTCCCGGACGGCGTGCTGTCGCTGGTCAACGGCGACGGCCCGGTCGGCGCCGCGCTGGCCGCGGCCGAGGTGGACGTGGTCGCACACGTCGGCTCCACCGCGACCGGCCGGTCGATCGCGGCCGCGTGCGCGCGGACCGGCGCGAAGGCGCTGCTGGAGAACGGCGGCAGCGACCCGCTGATCGTGGACGCCGGCGTCGACCCGGTCTGGGCCGCCGGGCAGGCCGCGACCGGCGCGTTCGCGAACTCGGGGCAGATCTGCGTGGCGGTCGAGCGGATCTACGTGCACCGGGAGGTGGCGGACGCGTTCCTGGACGCGCTCACCGCCGAGGCGCGGGAGTGGGCCGCGCGGATCGGCCCGCTGGTCGACACGCGGCTGCGCGACGGCGTGCACGCCCAGGTCAGCGCCGCGGTCGAGGCCGGCGCGCGGGCGCTGACCGGCGGCGCGGTGCCGGACGGGCCGGGCGCGTTCTACCCGCCGACCGTGCTGGCCGGGTGCACGGACGAGATGGCGGTGATGCGCGACGAGACGTTCGGCCCGGTCGCGCCCGTGATGGTGGTGGAGTCGTTCGACGAGGCGCTGAAGCGGGCCGCGGACTCACCGTACGGCCTGGCCGCGACCGTGCTGACGCCGTCGATGTCGCGTGCTCAGCGCGCCTGGCGGGACCTGCCGGCCGGCACCGTCAAGGTGAACGCGGTCTTCGGCGGCGCACCCGGCGGCGCGGCCCACCCGCGCAAGAGCAGCGGTCACGGCTTCGGGTACGGCCCGGAGCTCCTCGACGAGATGACCGTGACCAAGGCCGTGCACATCGAGGCGCCCCCGGCCGGCTGGTAA
- a CDS encoding carbamoyltransferase family protein, protein MRVLGINAIFHDPAAALIIDGRVVAAAEEERFSRRKHGKRPVPFSAWELPELSAAWCLESAGLSPADVDAVAYSFDPALTADAESLGLRDPWDHLRVDYARRAPQFLAAALPGLDPDKVRFVPHHVAHAASAGLSVPEDSAVLVLDGRGESASHLAGVYRDGELTTLAAQRLPHSLGLLYEDLTRHLGFLHSSDEYKVMALASYGTPRHLGLFRELVHADGEGGFRVERIDWPALAKARAADGEMTAEHADLAATVQARLEEVLLDLARWTYDAAGGPATLTMAGGTALNCVANARLAAEGPFQRVWVQPAAGDAGTALGAALAVARPSGPVEPFTGADLGRGWSDDELEAELRRAALPYTRPDSIAAEAARVLAGNGIVAWFQGRSEYGPRALGHRSLLAHPGDPETQTRMNDVKGREQFRPIAPMVRAERFADIFDGVYPSPYMLFVHTVKPEWKDRIPAVTHVDGTARVQTVHAETEPRVAEMLAEFERLTGLPVVINTSLNTAGRPMVDTPREAMELFGSAPVDLLALGPFAVHRASAFGTAR, encoded by the coding sequence ATGCGAGTCCTGGGAATCAATGCGATCTTCCATGATCCGGCCGCCGCGCTGATCATCGACGGCCGTGTGGTCGCCGCCGCCGAGGAGGAGCGGTTCAGCCGGCGCAAGCACGGCAAGCGCCCGGTCCCGTTCTCCGCCTGGGAGCTGCCCGAACTCTCCGCGGCCTGGTGCCTGGAGTCGGCCGGCCTGAGCCCGGCCGACGTCGACGCCGTCGCCTACTCCTTCGACCCCGCGCTGACCGCGGACGCGGAGAGCCTCGGCCTGCGCGACCCGTGGGACCACCTGCGCGTCGACTACGCGCGCCGGGCACCGCAGTTCCTCGCGGCCGCGCTGCCCGGGCTCGACCCGGACAAGGTGCGCTTCGTGCCGCACCACGTGGCGCACGCCGCCTCCGCCGGACTCTCCGTGCCGGAGGACAGCGCGGTGCTGGTGCTCGACGGGCGCGGCGAGAGCGCCAGCCACCTGGCCGGCGTCTACCGCGACGGCGAACTGACCACGCTCGCGGCGCAGCGGCTGCCGCACTCGCTCGGCCTGCTCTACGAGGACCTCACCCGGCACCTGGGCTTCCTGCACTCCAGCGACGAGTACAAGGTGATGGCGCTCGCCTCCTACGGCACGCCGCGCCACCTCGGGCTGTTCCGCGAGCTGGTGCACGCGGACGGCGAGGGCGGATTCCGGGTCGAGCGGATCGACTGGCCCGCGCTCGCCAAGGCCCGCGCCGCGGACGGCGAGATGACCGCGGAGCACGCCGACCTGGCCGCCACCGTGCAGGCCCGGCTGGAGGAGGTGCTGCTCGACCTGGCCCGCTGGACGTACGACGCGGCCGGCGGCCCGGCCACGCTCACCATGGCCGGCGGCACCGCGCTCAACTGCGTCGCCAACGCGCGGCTCGCCGCGGAGGGCCCGTTCCAGCGGGTCTGGGTGCAGCCGGCCGCCGGTGACGCTGGTACCGCGCTCGGCGCCGCGCTCGCGGTCGCCCGCCCGTCCGGCCCGGTGGAGCCGTTCACCGGCGCGGACCTGGGCCGCGGCTGGTCCGACGACGAGCTGGAGGCGGAGCTGCGGCGCGCCGCGCTGCCGTACACCCGGCCGGACTCGATCGCGGCCGAGGCCGCGCGGGTGCTGGCCGGCAACGGGATCGTCGCCTGGTTCCAGGGCCGCAGCGAGTACGGCCCGCGCGCGCTCGGCCACCGGTCACTGCTCGCCCACCCGGGTGACCCGGAGACGCAGACGCGGATGAACGACGTGAAGGGCCGCGAGCAGTTCCGGCCGATCGCGCCGATGGTCCGCGCGGAGCGGTTCGCGGACATCTTCGACGGCGTCTACCCCAGCCCGTACATGCTGTTCGTGCACACGGTGAAGCCGGAGTGGAAGGACCGCATCCCGGCGGTCACGCACGTCGACGGCACCGCCCGGGTGCAGACCGTGCACGCCGAGACCGAGCCGCGGGTGGCCGAGATGCTGGCCGAGTTCGAGCGGCTCACCGGCCTGCCCGTCGTGATCAACACGTCGCTCAACACGGCCGGCCGGCCGATGGTCGACACACCGCGCGAGGCGATGGAACTTTTCGGCTCCGCCCCGGTCGACCTGCTGGCACTGGGCCCGTTCGCGGTGCACCGCGCGTCCGCGTTCGGAACCGCACGATGA
- a CDS encoding glycosyltransferase has protein sequence MTGVSVVIPTLGRPTLGTLLTTLAAQLPDLGPATAAPGPVHAAPGPVHAAPGPVHAASGPVHAAATVPAWTLGGATTGTGVAADGEIPAGTGIPAGTGTSAGESVGAGTAAGASVRATDAVGAGTAGGAGTAGGGAAAAAGSSVATGRTAIAGRTPPPERTGLAGRTVLAGRTPPAERTGLAGPGEPAGWAAPAVEILVVDDRPDTTEPLPLPAGLDVKVLAGRAAGPAAARNAGWRAASHEWVAFLDDDVVPEPGWLAALAGDLAAAPARAGGVQGRLRVPLPAGRRPTDWERGTAALADGKWITADMAYRRAVLEVCRGFDERLPRAFREDAELAFRVRRAGWDLVRGTRTVTHPVRDEDRWVSVRQQRGNADDALLRRLYGPDWRHLLEIPPGRRTRHAAVTAAGALTLLALAARRPRTAAVTGALWAAGTAEFAAARVVPGPRTAREITTMVLTSAVIPPVAIAWWLRGWTRWRGAHRLEYAR, from the coding sequence ATGACCGGCGTCTCCGTCGTCATCCCCACGCTCGGCCGCCCCACGCTCGGCACGCTGCTGACCACGCTGGCCGCGCAGCTGCCGGACCTCGGGCCGGCGACGGCCGCGCCGGGTCCGGTCCACGCCGCGCCGGGTCCGGTCCACGCCGCGCCGGGTCCGGTCCACGCCGCGTCGGGTCCGGTCCATGCCGCGGCCACCGTGCCCGCCTGGACCCTCGGCGGCGCCACCACGGGCACCGGGGTCGCCGCGGACGGTGAAATCCCGGCGGGCACCGGAATCCCCGCGGGTACCGGAACCTCAGCGGGTGAGTCCGTGGGCGCCGGAACCGCCGCGGGCGCGTCCGTGAGGGCCACAGACGCCGTCGGCGCCGGAACGGCCGGCGGCGCCGGAACGGCCGGCGGCGGAGCGGCTGCGGCTGCCGGATCGTCCGTCGCTACCGGGCGGACCGCGATCGCCGGGCGCACGCCGCCGCCGGAGCGCACCGGGCTCGCCGGCCGGACCGTGCTCGCCGGGCGGACGCCGCCCGCCGAGCGGACCGGCCTGGCCGGGCCCGGCGAACCGGCCGGGTGGGCCGCGCCGGCGGTCGAGATCCTGGTGGTCGACGACCGGCCGGACACCACCGAGCCGCTGCCGCTGCCCGCCGGACTGGACGTGAAGGTGCTGGCCGGCCGCGCGGCCGGGCCCGCCGCGGCGCGCAACGCCGGCTGGCGGGCGGCGAGCCACGAGTGGGTGGCGTTCCTCGACGACGACGTGGTGCCGGAGCCGGGCTGGCTCGCCGCGCTGGCCGGTGACCTCGCCGCCGCGCCCGCGCGGGCCGGAGGCGTCCAGGGCCGGCTGCGCGTGCCGCTGCCGGCCGGCCGGCGGCCGACCGACTGGGAACGCGGGACCGCCGCGCTCGCGGACGGCAAGTGGATCACGGCGGACATGGCGTACCGGCGCGCGGTCCTGGAGGTCTGCCGGGGTTTCGACGAGCGGCTGCCGCGCGCCTTCCGGGAGGACGCGGAACTGGCGTTCCGGGTGCGCCGGGCCGGCTGGGACCTGGTCCGCGGCACGCGCACGGTGACCCACCCGGTGCGCGACGAGGACCGCTGGGTCAGCGTCCGCCAGCAGCGCGGCAACGCGGACGACGCGCTGCTGCGCCGGCTCTACGGCCCGGACTGGCGGCACCTGCTGGAGATCCCACCCGGTCGCCGCACCCGGCACGCGGCCGTCACCGCGGCCGGCGCGCTGACGCTGCTCGCGCTCGCGGCCCGCCGGCCGCGGACGGCCGCGGTCACCGGCGCGCTCTGGGCGGCCGGCACCGCGGAGTTCGCCGCGGCCCGCGTCGTACCGGGCCCGCGCACCGCCCGCGAGATCACCACGATGGTGCTGACCAGCGCGGTCATCCCGCCGGTCGCGATCGCCTGGTGGCTGCGCGGCTGGACCCGCTGGCGCGGCGCCCACCGGCTGGAGTACGCGCGGTGA
- a CDS encoding tetratricopeptide repeat-containing diguanylate cyclase, translating to MTIGAQARRADDALHAVLDAHEGRSAGDPRAVLGPAIEARRVAEQLGDEDSVRRAVLLHADVLLRGGRLAEGGRMAQQVLAWAEQHDRPFLRARAHRELALFHRLVGEFSDALAHAVQCVAGLAGAPAGTRAQHLMMLAVSLDDNGRFADSDRYYRTILEIAAEVRDHALTLRVLNNMAYNAYETGDEPEAIALAELLRQAGARFGHPLAAKERDTIARVELMGGRYAAVEETLAGALTGALPDHDGDGVAECLLTLAEARRRAGRYDEAQVALDHAVALCDANGLAGVRAQARQEQAALHAAAGRFREAYEEHRVFHAESTALHRERQQARAFALQALFEADEARRATERFREMAHRDALTGLYNRRYVDERLPALLAAADGPLSIALLDLDHFKRINDTLSHATGDTVLQQVALLLTEAAGPDGFAARWGGEEFVLVMPGTPAASATRRAERLRRRVRAHAWAPLTGVLPVSTSVGVATTVDGRVTMAALLAEADRNLYAAKRAGRDRVVA from the coding sequence GTGACGATCGGGGCGCAGGCGCGTCGGGCGGATGACGCGCTCCACGCCGTCCTCGACGCCCACGAGGGCCGCTCGGCCGGCGACCCGCGCGCGGTGCTCGGCCCCGCGATCGAGGCCCGCCGCGTCGCCGAGCAGCTCGGCGACGAGGACTCCGTCCGGCGCGCCGTCCTGCTGCACGCGGACGTGTTGCTCCGCGGCGGCCGGCTCGCCGAGGGCGGCCGGATGGCGCAGCAGGTGCTCGCCTGGGCCGAGCAGCACGACCGCCCGTTCCTGCGCGCCCGCGCCCACCGCGAGCTCGCGCTCTTCCACCGCCTGGTCGGCGAGTTCTCCGACGCGCTCGCGCACGCGGTGCAGTGCGTCGCCGGCCTGGCGGGCGCGCCGGCCGGCACCCGCGCGCAGCACCTGATGATGCTGGCCGTCTCGCTCGACGACAACGGGCGCTTCGCGGACAGCGACCGGTACTACCGCACCATCCTGGAGATCGCGGCGGAGGTCCGGGACCACGCGCTCACGCTGCGCGTGCTCAACAACATGGCCTACAACGCGTACGAGACCGGTGACGAACCCGAGGCGATCGCGCTCGCCGAGCTGCTGCGCCAGGCCGGCGCGCGGTTCGGTCACCCGCTCGCGGCGAAGGAGCGGGACACGATCGCGCGCGTGGAGCTGATGGGTGGGCGGTACGCGGCCGTGGAGGAGACGCTCGCGGGCGCGCTGACCGGCGCGCTGCCCGACCACGACGGCGACGGCGTCGCGGAGTGCCTGCTCACGCTGGCCGAGGCGCGCCGGCGGGCGGGCCGCTACGACGAGGCCCAGGTCGCGCTGGATCACGCGGTCGCGCTGTGCGACGCGAACGGGCTCGCGGGCGTGCGCGCCCAGGCCCGTCAGGAGCAGGCCGCGCTGCACGCCGCGGCGGGCCGGTTCCGGGAGGCGTACGAGGAGCACCGGGTGTTCCACGCCGAGTCCACCGCGCTGCACCGGGAGCGGCAGCAGGCCCGCGCGTTCGCGCTGCAGGCGCTGTTCGAGGCGGACGAGGCCCGGCGCGCCACCGAGCGCTTCCGCGAGATGGCCCACCGGGACGCGCTGACCGGGCTCTACAACCGGCGGTACGTGGACGAGCGGCTGCCCGCGCTGCTGGCCGCGGCCGACGGGCCGCTCTCGATCGCGCTGCTCGACCTGGATCACTTCAAACGGATCAACGACACGCTCTCGCACGCCACCGGCGACACCGTGCTCCAGCAGGTCGCGCTGCTGCTGACCGAGGCGGCCGGGCCGGACGGCTTCGCGGCCCGCTGGGGCGGCGAGGAGTTCGTGCTGGTCATGCCGGGTACGCCGGCCGCGTCCGCGACCCGGCGGGCGGAGCGGCTGCGGCGCCGGGTGCGCGCGCACGCGTGGGCGCCGCTGACCGGCGTGCTGCCGGTCAGCACCAGCGTCGGCGTCGCGACCACGGTGGACGGCCGCGTCACGATGGCCGCGCTGCTCGCCGAGGCGGACCGCAATCTCTACGCCGCGAAGCGCGCCGGCCGGGACCGCGTCGTCGCCTGA
- a CDS encoding acyl-CoA thioesterase: protein MRLIIDQLWATRPGPKAPGYHLHDTTRLRLRVLPGDVDLGRHMSNSRYLAYMDRGRFDLLRRSGVLDLMRPRGWYPVVAAQTISYRRALRPGRPFVLETRMLGYDDRSAFVEQRFVAGDETVAVGIVRNRILRRTGGVVPLHEIAAVADVDVDAHPAPRWVLDWADRSRAIFD, encoded by the coding sequence ATGCGACTGATCATCGACCAGCTGTGGGCGACCCGGCCCGGGCCGAAGGCACCGGGCTACCACCTGCACGACACCACGCGGTTGCGGTTGCGGGTGCTGCCCGGTGACGTGGACCTGGGCCGGCACATGAGCAACAGCCGGTACCTCGCGTACATGGACCGGGGCCGCTTCGACCTGTTGCGCCGGTCCGGCGTGCTCGACCTGATGCGGCCGCGCGGCTGGTACCCGGTCGTCGCCGCTCAGACGATCAGTTACCGCCGCGCGCTGCGGCCGGGCCGGCCGTTCGTGCTGGAGACCCGCATGCTCGGCTACGACGACCGTTCCGCCTTCGTGGAGCAGCGCTTCGTCGCCGGCGACGAGACCGTCGCGGTCGGCATCGTCCGCAACCGCATCCTGAGACGCACCGGCGGCGTCGTCCCGCTGCACGAGATCGCGGCCGTCGCCGACGTCGACGTCGACGCCCACCCGGCTCCGCGGTGGGTCCTCGACTGGGCCGACCGCAGCCGCGCGATCTTCGACTGA
- a CDS encoding DNA topoisomerase IB, protein MNRLRRSRLDRPGISRRRQGTGFSYRDATGRPIRDSATLRRIRALVIPPAWKDVWISPDPRGHVQATGIDDAGRKQYRYHDEWRTARDAKKFDRVLEAARHLPGVRAKVRRDLTGGQGLNRERVLAASVRMLDLGLFRVGGEQYAARDEDPSFGLSTLRADHLTVQNGAATLCFPGKSGVEHCVTISDHLVNTVLTRLKRRRHGDERLLAYWDPDARRWVEVSAESINAYLREVSHRRMTAKDFRTWHGTVEAASALAESGQQPTRAKRRRVISRAMKHVAEALGNTPAVARASYVDPRIVAHYENGGEIRTGSEREVRELLEH, encoded by the coding sequence ATGAACAGACTCCGGCGCAGCAGGCTGGACCGGCCCGGGATCAGCCGCAGGCGGCAGGGGACCGGGTTCAGCTACCGGGACGCGACCGGCCGGCCGATCCGGGACTCGGCGACGCTGCGCCGGATCCGGGCACTGGTCATCCCGCCGGCCTGGAAGGACGTGTGGATCTCACCGGACCCGCGCGGCCACGTGCAGGCGACCGGCATCGACGACGCGGGCCGCAAGCAGTACCGCTACCACGACGAGTGGCGGACCGCGCGCGACGCGAAGAAGTTCGACCGGGTCCTGGAGGCGGCCCGGCACCTGCCCGGCGTGCGCGCCAAGGTGCGCCGCGACCTGACCGGTGGTCAGGGACTCAACCGCGAGCGGGTGCTGGCCGCGAGCGTGCGCATGCTCGACCTGGGCCTGTTCCGGGTCGGCGGCGAGCAGTACGCGGCGCGCGACGAGGACCCGTCGTTCGGGCTCTCCACGCTCCGCGCCGACCATCTGACCGTCCAGAACGGCGCGGCGACGCTCTGCTTCCCCGGCAAGTCCGGCGTCGAGCACTGCGTCACGATCTCCGACCACCTGGTCAACACGGTGCTCACCCGGCTGAAGAGACGCCGGCACGGCGACGAGCGGCTGCTGGCCTACTGGGATCCGGACGCACGCCGCTGGGTCGAGGTCTCCGCCGAGTCGATCAACGCGTACCTGCGCGAGGTCAGCCACCGCCGGATGACCGCGAAGGACTTCCGCACCTGGCACGGCACGGTCGAGGCCGCCTCGGCACTGGCCGAAAGCGGTCAACAGCCGACGAGGGCGAAGCGGCGGCGGGTGATCTCGCGCGCGATGAAGCACGTGGCGGAGGCGCTCGGCAACACGCCGGCGGTCGCCCGCGCCTCCTACGTCGACCCGCGCATCGTCGCGCACTACGAGAACGGCGGCGAGATCAGGACGGGCAGCGAGCGCGAGGTGCGCGAACTTCTGGAACATTAG
- a CDS encoding alpha/beta hydrolase, translated as MRLSHLKFPAIMSLMMALFYRSFPRIVAAISIAAAGGLAAGAPAAAHSGQCARSLVTVALTADRAAPRYRLMTWLCTPKRPTSVVQVLMSGFTYDHHYWTVASPGRRSYVQSALAAGYAVLHVDRIGVGGSDRPPADQVNADTEAHVAHQLVQRLRKDRYRTVVAVGHSYGSLIWAAESHRYDDVDALVLSGYLHGTDVPTQLLIRAHLQQAEGAPPGYLTQAPNFRRRAYLHPPGVTRQMTELDERLRTTGTSGELTSLKNLADPTYTSRIRRPVLLQIGVQDLLFCNPLTGLSCATPADLCAREKALYPRAPLSTTVQRDTGHSMLIHRSAQAGTATTLAWIDHTLRRGPHPRAVLDCR; from the coding sequence ATGAGACTTTCTCATCTCAAATTTCCGGCGATTATGAGCCTCATGATGGCACTGTTCTATCGATCTTTTCCACGCATTGTCGCCGCGATCTCCATCGCGGCGGCCGGCGGCCTCGCGGCGGGTGCGCCCGCGGCCGCGCACAGTGGACAATGCGCCCGCAGCCTGGTCACGGTCGCGTTGACCGCGGACCGTGCGGCGCCCCGGTACCGGCTGATGACATGGCTCTGCACACCGAAACGGCCGACCTCGGTGGTGCAGGTTCTGATGTCGGGATTCACGTACGATCACCATTACTGGACCGTGGCGAGTCCGGGCCGGAGATCATATGTGCAATCCGCGCTCGCGGCCGGGTACGCCGTTCTCCATGTCGATCGAATAGGGGTCGGCGGCAGTGACCGCCCGCCCGCGGATCAGGTGAACGCGGACACCGAGGCGCACGTGGCGCACCAGCTGGTGCAGCGGCTGCGCAAGGATCGATACCGGACCGTCGTCGCGGTCGGCCACTCGTACGGCTCGCTGATCTGGGCCGCCGAGTCCCACCGCTACGACGACGTCGACGCTCTGGTGCTCAGCGGCTACCTGCACGGCACGGACGTGCCCACCCAGCTGCTGATCCGCGCCCACCTGCAACAGGCCGAGGGTGCGCCACCCGGCTACCTCACCCAGGCGCCGAACTTCCGCCGCCGCGCCTACCTGCACCCGCCCGGCGTCACCCGCCAGATGACCGAACTGGACGAGCGCCTGCGCACCACCGGCACCAGCGGCGAGCTGACCTCGCTGAAGAACCTGGCCGACCCGACCTACACCAGCCGGATCCGCCGCCCGGTGCTGCTCCAGATCGGCGTCCAGGACCTGCTCTTCTGCAACCCGCTCACCGGCCTGTCCTGCGCCACCCCGGCCGACCTGTGCGCGCGTGAGAAAGCGCTCTACCCGCGGGCCCCGCTGTCCACCACGGTCCAGCGCGACACCGGCCACTCCATGCTGATCCACCGCTCCGCCCAGGCCGGCACCGCCACCACGCTCGCCTGGATCGACCACACGCTCCGCCGGGGACCACACCCCCGCGCGGTCCTCGACTGCCGCTGA
- a CDS encoding RICIN domain-containing protein — protein sequence MAPDDTAARTPTRAAPAPARRRWRATLTGATVAVLAAGAALFGVQAADAATVNTNAWYVFVNRHSGKAMDVYDLATSAGAGIAQFTRNDGNWQQWQFVDAGSGWYKIKSRHSGLLLELPNATDGTQLIQNADNGSTRQQFTLKDSANGDVRFINRHTGKALDLWEWSTADGGIISQFADADGANQRWQLVQVGTGGGSAAACGTGTYQSEVTVSGSTWTARNASGAAVYTGTDFRAAVQAGIGSLTAGRTSMQRVVVRGNGSMSAGSRISLANWTSLSVCGTINVTGSGSGDQAPIYARGVSNIEVPYLNVTGTPLYGIFMRNVTNVWLGQIDMRLSAGLGVRIDNRGDTSQWTRNVRLDNAYVSGASSHAVETYGVDGLTVGTVTARNVGESGLLLNQTINATIGTVDAENAGAGTGYAAFRMANRNGRVGSSYPDNIRVGTVKARGGGRGIFCVSESGGATIDRVDIANTGNNSILVENCYNVTVAGVSGTVSGGGEIRIAARTEFPPSSGIRFQNLTVSNTNITWSPCTGSNNTIANVTRNNSTLTWC from the coding sequence GTGGCTCCCGACGACACCGCCGCGCGTACGCCCACGCGCGCGGCCCCCGCACCCGCCCGCCGGCGATGGCGCGCGACCCTGACCGGCGCGACCGTCGCGGTGCTCGCGGCCGGTGCCGCGCTCTTCGGCGTCCAGGCCGCCGACGCCGCGACCGTCAACACCAACGCCTGGTACGTGTTCGTCAACCGGCACAGCGGCAAGGCGATGGACGTCTACGACCTGGCGACCAGCGCGGGTGCCGGCATCGCGCAGTTCACCCGCAACGACGGCAACTGGCAGCAGTGGCAGTTCGTCGACGCGGGCAGCGGGTGGTACAAGATCAAGAGTCGGCACAGCGGCCTGCTGCTGGAGCTGCCGAACGCGACCGACGGCACCCAGCTGATCCAGAACGCCGACAACGGCAGCACCCGCCAGCAGTTCACGCTGAAGGACTCCGCGAACGGTGACGTGCGGTTCATCAACCGGCACACCGGTAAGGCGCTGGACCTGTGGGAGTGGTCCACCGCGGACGGCGGGATCATCTCGCAGTTCGCGGACGCGGACGGCGCGAACCAGCGTTGGCAGCTGGTCCAGGTCGGCACCGGCGGCGGCTCCGCGGCGGCCTGCGGCACCGGCACCTACCAGTCCGAGGTCACGGTCAGCGGCAGCACCTGGACCGCGCGCAACGCGTCCGGCGCCGCGGTCTACACCGGCACCGACTTCCGGGCCGCGGTGCAGGCCGGCATCGGCAGCCTCACCGCCGGGCGCACCTCGATGCAGCGCGTCGTGGTCCGCGGCAACGGCAGCATGTCGGCCGGCAGCCGCATCTCGCTGGCCAACTGGACCTCGCTGTCCGTCTGCGGCACGATCAACGTGACCGGTTCCGGCAGCGGTGACCAGGCGCCGATCTACGCGCGCGGCGTCAGCAACATCGAGGTGCCCTACCTCAACGTGACCGGCACGCCGCTGTACGGCATCTTCATGCGCAACGTGACGAACGTCTGGCTCGGCCAGATCGACATGCGCCTGTCCGCCGGCCTCGGCGTGCGGATCGACAACCGCGGCGACACCTCGCAGTGGACCCGCAACGTGCGGCTGGACAACGCGTACGTCTCCGGCGCCTCGTCGCACGCGGTGGAGACCTACGGCGTGGACGGCCTGACCGTCGGCACCGTCACCGCCCGCAACGTCGGCGAGTCCGGCCTGCTGCTCAACCAGACGATCAACGCGACGATCGGCACGGTCGACGCGGAGAACGCCGGCGCCGGCACCGGGTACGCCGCGTTCCGGATGGCCAACCGCAACGGCCGCGTCGGCAGTTCCTACCCCGACAACATCCGGGTGGGTACGGTCAAGGCGCGCGGCGGCGGCCGGGGCATCTTCTGCGTGTCGGAGAGCGGCGGCGCCACCATCGACCGGGTCGACATCGCCAACACCGGCAACAACTCGATCCTGGTCGAGAACTGCTACAACGTGACCGTGGCCGGCGTCTCCGGCACGGTCAGCGGCGGCGGCGAGATCCGCATCGCGGCGCGCACCGAGTTCCCGCCCTCGTCCGGCATCCGGTTCCAGAACCTGACGGTGTCCAACACCAACATCACCTGGAGCCCGTGCACCGGCAGCAACAACACCATCGCCAACGTGACCCGCAACAACTCCACGCTGACCTGGTGCTGA
- a CDS encoding NUDIX hydrolase — MTEDFTATLPRKRMSAGLLFQDESGRVLLVEPTYKPYWEVPGGTVEAGESPHAAAAREIREELGLTITPGRLLVIDWTPPRPGRTEGLHLVFDGGPLTAAQVAAIRVPADELRSWAWCTAAEATTRLPALLARRIAAACRAHADGTSAYLENGFPVN, encoded by the coding sequence ATGACCGAGGACTTCACCGCGACGCTGCCGCGCAAACGGATGAGCGCGGGCCTGCTGTTCCAGGACGAGTCGGGCCGGGTGCTGCTGGTCGAGCCGACCTACAAGCCGTACTGGGAGGTGCCCGGCGGCACGGTCGAGGCCGGCGAGTCACCGCACGCGGCCGCGGCCCGCGAGATCCGGGAGGAACTCGGCCTCACCATCACCCCCGGCCGCCTGCTGGTCATCGACTGGACGCCGCCGCGCCCCGGCCGCACCGAGGGCCTGCACCTGGTCTTCGACGGCGGGCCGCTCACCGCCGCGCAGGTCGCCGCCATCCGCGTCCCCGCGGACGAGCTGCGCTCCTGGGCCTGGTGCACCGCGGCCGAGGCCACCACCCGGCTTCCGGCGCTGCTCGCCCGCCGGATCGCCGCCGCGTGCCGCGCCCACGCCGACGGCACGTCCGCCTACCTGGAGAACGGCTTCCCGGTGAACTGA